The genome window CGGCGAAGCACCTTGCCAATCCGGATGCGAAGATCGTGTCGGTCGTCGGCTGTGGTCCGATCAACAAGGCTTGTTTCACGGCGATCATGACTCAGCTCAAGGCGGTCGAGAAGGTTGTCTGCTTCGACCTCTTCCTGGACAAGGCAAACGAGTTTGCCCGCTGGGCCGAAGGAAAATACGGCGTCACAGCCGTTGGCGTGGACGAAACCGAGGCCGGTTTTCGCGACGCCGATGTGATCACCGTCGCCGCCTCGCGCCTGAAGCCGCTTCATTTCAAGGACGAATGGATCAAGGACGGCGCAACCATTCTCGTGTCAGGCCCGGTCAATACCGACGAATCCTTCCTTACCGGATGCAAGATCGTCTACGACCATACGCCTTTGCAGGAGGCCTATGTCGAGGATGCAATCGCGTCGGGCAATAAGGATGCCTATTACAGCGGCGTCATCGGCGGCCCGTTTTATCGGCTGATCGATGCCGGCAAACTGCCTCCGCTGAAAGAGTCGACCGGCCTTGGCGATGTCGTCAACGGCAAGAAGCCGGGTCGCGAGAGCGCGACCGAGCGGGTGATTTTCATCGCCTGCGGTATGGCGGTTTTCGACATTAGCTGGGGCTTCGAAATGTATCAGAGCGCCAAGGAAAAAGGCATCGGCCAATCGCTCAATCTCTGGGACAAACCAAGCCTGTCTTGATGAAGACGCGCCGGCCGCGACAGACCGTCGTGGCCGGCTTTTCAGGCATGCATCATGTCTGATCGAGTTCCCATGAGATTGTTGCGCTCGGCGTCAGAAGCGGGTGGAACGATAGGGGGACAGATCCAACCCCGGAGTTCGGCCGGCGATGAGATCGGATATGATCCTGCCGGTCGTTGCGCCAAGGGTCATTCCCACCTGTCCGTGGCCGAATGCCAGAACGACGTTGTCATGGTTTGGCGCGCGGTCGATAACGGGCAGAGTGTCGGGCATGAATGGCCTCGGCCCCATCCATTGTTGTCCACCCGAGATGTCGAGCCCCGGCAAAATGCCGACTGCCTTGCGCGCAATAATGTTGGCGCGCTCGAAGTTCGGACGCGGGTCGAGGCCGGCAACCTCTATGGTTCCTCCAATTCGCAAACCGCTTTCCATCGGCGTCAGCACGAAGCCGCCATTGGCGTAAAGCACGGCGCGGTTAAGCTTTACCCCCGGTTTCGGCAGGTGATGGTGATATCCCTGAAGCGCCGCAATGGGTACCTCGATGCCGAGATGGCGCACGAGCTTGCCGCTCCAGGCGCCGGCACAGATTGCCAGACGGCGAATGCTC of Rhizobium sp. NXC24 contains these proteins:
- a CDS encoding tyramine oxidase subunit B; the encoded protein is MYPKIDFLYLSEPDMIAAGVLDAERCVTVCEETFSLLGEGDYLMGGANHNNHGMNIVFPKETKFPNMPVAGPDRRFAAMPGYLGGRFDVCGNKWYGSNHANAEKGLPRSILTMMINDKDTGAPLALLSANLLSAARTGAVPGVAAKHLANPDAKIVSVVGCGPINKACFTAIMTQLKAVEKVVCFDLFLDKANEFARWAEGKYGVTAVGVDETEAGFRDADVITVAASRLKPLHFKDEWIKDGATILVSGPVNTDESFLTGCKIVYDHTPLQEAYVEDAIASGNKDAYYSGVIGGPFYRLIDAGKLPPLKESTGLGDVVNGKKPGRESATERVIFIACGMAVFDISWGFEMYQSAKEKGIGQSLNLWDKPSLS